Below is a genomic region from Brassica rapa cultivar Chiifu-401-42 chromosome A08, CAAS_Brap_v3.01, whole genome shotgun sequence.
TAAAAACAATCAAAATGCGGCCAACCTTTTTAAGTACAAACAACAAACCGTTACCTTAAGAATGTTTTGATGGTTGGACATCCTAATTCAAACCGTAGAGCAAGAAGTATATCAGCCTCCATGGACACCACATCTTGTCTTGTAAACGTATTATCAGTAATGTAAACAAAATCTTCCACTTTAGGAGGACTTATCTCTTCGTATTTCCTACTTTTTTACAAAGCACCATATAAGAAACTTCACACTACaacaataaccaaaaaaaaaataagagagtgagatcaagaagatgcttacGACGCAATAAGCATAGCAGAAACACCCACAAGCTGAAGCCTCTGCCTGTTAATAGGCTTTGCGGACAAGAATCTATCGACATAAGAGACAGTGAGATAGAGCGTGTCGGAGACGAGTTTGTACTCCTCAGCAACCTCCACCAACCAGTCCATCAAAACCCCTCTCATGCTAGGCGTCAAATCACTCTGAACCTTTTCAATGTAATCATGTAAAGGTCTTTGCTTCAGCTTCCCCTGAATCTCACCAaatccaaaacaaacaaaagcaTTAATCTTTCAGCATTGCAATAAGTGCCAATGTTGATTGCTTACCTCCATTTCGCGGAGATAGGCGCAGATGTCAGCGACAAAAGGACCACACATCTGAGGATCGCTAGATCCGGATTCGAAATCTACGGTCTGAGGTAAGGGAGGGTTCTTCGTCTGCTTCTTGGCGGCGAAGAGAGTTGATTTAGGCTTCTGGGTCTCTCTTTCTTGGAGGGGTATGAGCGGAGCAGCGACATTGGAGTTATTCGGAAGCTCTCCGAGAACGACTCTCTTCTTGCTACCTGGGTTTTCGTCCGTTACGGAGGCCTTTCGCTTCGCCGCCGCCCTAGTCATCCTCGTGGAGTTCTGATTCTCCGCCATGGGGTTTCTCAGTgggtaagagagagagagagagagattggatTGAATATAGAAATGTATAAGAGATGGAAAGTGTAAAAGAAGCGccatttttttgtgtgtgtgtgtgtgtgggttttgggatttttttttttttaaggtcaATGGCGCTTTTCTTCTGTAATGCTTTCGAAACTTTTAGGGATTTTTGACCATCTAAAAACAATTGGGGGCTTCGTAGATTTTTATCCCCCACTTATTTGGCGTCTGTTTTCTCCTTCTTTTTTTACCCTTCTAATCTTTTACAGATTAcctatttattatttatgttcactgtatttaatttataaaaattatatttcattttagtgtatttttattttcacattctttaaaaataaatatattaaatatcatatcttttattatttattactagaTTTTTATACGCGTTTTGATAATGTATAActaatttcataaattttaattttaaaaaataacatagattttatttttatttgtaaaccATGTTTTCAATAAatgttatgttttaaaatattatattattataaaattaattttatagaaaataataaactcaatttattgattttataatttatttaatatttaaaagaatTGGTTTGAGTTTTTGGATGTTCTTATAACTAATACATTATTAATCTAATATTAATTTGTCAtattagttaaaatttatttttataattgaaatAAGACAATCAATTTTAATCCGTCTTATAACAGTGTAAAGGTCTTAAATGTTTTGGCAATAGTAAAAACCTTAAATTAATCCAGCCTTTAATATAATCAAAGAATAAtctagtttttaatatttgtcatgttaaatatatacatgaaagttatatataaaaattcattaagggtaacatAGATTTTAatcgctctaacttttaacgtaaGAGATCCGTTGCGAAAATTACTTCGCagataatagtatagatagatatgTTAACTTCCCCTGATTGGGAGTCTATTTATTTCTACGGCATCTACTGATGTCTTTTGTTGCGTTTTTCGCCCTTTGTTCCTTTGTTTCTTTTAGCCTTTCTTGTTTCAGATACCTCATAAGTCGATTGACTTAAGTTTTAATGGAATTTTtccaagacaaaaaaaaagatctgttaacttaacatattacattatttaattatatttagtctttactttaataatttatttatagattcaCACTTTCTTACAATTGTCAAGGTTATTAAAATTTCTCTCTTAATTTAGCTATATCCATCTTGTATTTTTCTAAGTTATGAACTTTAGTACAAACACTTCTCATTCAGATAAACTCCAATTTTGTCATGTGTAAAATTGAGGTCCGGtgcacaaaaagaagaaaaaaaaacggatGTCCAACATAGAATCCACATTGGCATCTAGGATAAGAGCAGCTTTCTCTAACCACAATGCCAAGTTCACACCTATTCATCTGGTAAGCTTTGCAGATTGAGTTCCACATCTACATAATAAGCAATGAGGTTTGAGCCTCACCGAGTCTAAAACAACACTAGATAAGTTAGCTATCAAATGGCTAGCCATCAATTCACTACAAATAGTTGTTAACATTCATATCTATGAGTCTCGTATTTATTTCGATCAGATAGAAGCCCCCCAAATTTGAAGCTTTCATGAATTTTATCAGTTAATCAAATTTGGTGCAGCCACGGGTTTAAACTGAACAACCTACCATAACCGTAAAAGAAGTAAATTGTACGCATATGTATAGAGTGAGATAGTATCTAAATAAAACCCATTTACTTGTGATACGTTGCAGAAGATAAATTTTTAATCTTTTCATTTGTCAAAGAACTTCACTGGCAGGGAAAGAAAATATACAGACACGGAAAATTACATCTATGTATGCCCATGATGCCTCTCTAGATCAGTCTTCATCAGTCCTAATTGTTTCCTCTTTCAATTCAAGCTCAACCCGTGTCTTTAATACTTCCCAGGATCGTGTCTCGAGCAATGTGCGACATCTTTCCTCTTCCAGTTCTCTGTTCCCCAAAGAAGGACTGGTTCAAGTCAAATGGTAACATCCTCCCAGAAGGTAACCGGTAGGACAGGTGATACAGGCATGGTCGCAACGCACTGGAACTGTAACCAGAGGAGCAAAATTGGAAGTATCAGCACATGCTCAATTCAAATGATGGCACTGATCTCAATTGTAATGTTAAATTTACCTTGTGGTGCTTGTATTTATCTCTAACAGCTTGTAAAGCACCCCCTCTTCTCCTCAGATACAAGTCATGTATGATTCCCACACACTCTTGTAGATCAGCCGCTTTGTACTTTGTGTATTCTTCCAACATCTGATTCTGTTTTACATCAATTAGATTATTAGTGTctcactcaaaaaaaaaattacatgtaaGAGAATGAGAAAAAAATGCTTACCCAAGGATGTTGTTTTGGACGGATGATGAATCGAGCAAGGAAGACAGCAGAAGCAGCCAACATAGATGGCAAAAACTTCACAGCTTTGTAATCTAATATACTCAACTCCGATAAGTAGCAAGAGAGTGGTTCTAGCTGCAAGTGTGGCACCTGAAATAAagtcatataaaaataatatttagcaTTTTGATACTCTTTAAGATTCCTTATCTTATATAAACCTAGATCAGTCTGAGCTTACATTGAAATCTTCTTGTGCAACCCTTGTGAATCGTCTgcacattaaaaatggaaaaaacaGAATGAGGACAATGAACCATGCAAACCAGTAAATCACTATCAGCAAAAGACATTGTTTCACCACAAATCTAACCTTATAAAAGAATTGATTGTGGGTCTTCCCAGTTCAAACTGAAGGGTAAGAAGTATATCTGCTTCCATCTTCACCACATCTTGTTTCGAAAACGTATTATCAGTGATGTAACAGAAGTCTTCCACTTTGGGAGGACTTATctcttcatacttcctaataATTTCCAACAACCAAAAGAATAAGTTCCATAAGCTTCATTCAAAAACACAAATGACTAGCAAAATAGAGATCTCAAAGATGCTTACGAGGCAATAAGCATAGCAGAAACTCCCAAGAGCTGAAGCCTCTTCTTGTTGACGGTCTTTAAGGACAAGAATCTATCAATGTAAGAGACAGTGAGGTGGAGTGTTTCGGACAAGAGCTTGTACTCGTCAGCAACTTCCACTAACCAATCAACCAAAACACCTCTCATGGTTGGTGTTACATCTTTCTGAACCTTTTCCATGTAATCAGGTAAAGGTCTTTGCTTTGGCTTCACCTGAGTTTCAACCAAATGCAATAATCTTTCAGCTTCACATTTAACATAaccaataataataatttgacaAAACCAAATCAGATTATCATAATAAATCTCAGAAACTTAAAGATCAAATCCAAATTTAAATTGAAAGTCTTCAGACAAAACCCAAAACCTTAAAACTGAGATTGTTACCTCCATTTGACGGAGATACTCGTAGATGTCGGAGACATAAGGTCCGCACATCTTGGGATCATCGGATCGAGCATCAATGTCAGATCCAAATTCCACGGCAGCCGAAGCCACCGGAGCCGTCTTTCTCAATAGAGCTCCGAGACTCTTTGCGGGCTTCGGGATCTGATTGAAATTGGACAAGACGGAGATGTTGGAGAGATTCGGAAGCTCGCCGAGAACCACTCTCTTCTTGGTGACACGTTCATCCTCCGTGGCCGTAGACTTTCTCTTCACCGCCGCTCTGGTCATCCTCGAACAGATCTCCTTCTCAGTCATGGTTGAGGGGTTGAAGAGATTCGGAGAGAAAGGGaaagtaagagagagagagagagattgtgaGATTTGGTGGTGGTGAGGAAGAAGTGAGGGTGAGAAGGGGAAGAAAAAGGGAAGAGCAAAAGCGCCATTTTCGAGTTGAAAACAAAGCTTCTCGCGCTCTGTGTGCGGATTttgagtttttctttttaagaGTCAAAAAGTTTGGAGGAAGGAATCGAATATCAAATCTGAAAATTGTTTGGCGGGCGAATTTTTCATCGGATATCTCTGTCTGAATTTGTTTTACCGGTACGATTGTTGTTGAGTGATGCGAATTTCACCTTCTCTTTTTCGACCAATAACATTTAGAATTATTTACTCAAACACCCTTCtaattactaaaaaatatattcatatcatatttttataatattttgtccTCGATAATTTGTAGTACATTTTGCCGATTTGTATatgtaaaaacaaatttatagaaCACTAGTAtctgtgcacaaaaaaaaaacactagtaTCTAAGCGGAAGTTTACTCGAACATTATACATTTTAAGACATATTACAAGAAGCatacaaaacttttttttattactaccATTTTTAATAGTGTGCATTTTTATTACGTTGTGATAACAAACGTATTTACAAAAATACCATTAATTTTTAATGTCACTTAAGCAAAAAACCGGTGCCACATATGAATGTGTTGACATGTATTAATGAACTCAGTCGTAAAGCGTTACAAACTTcattacggctgagttatagTTACTTTgcggctgagttaaacaacgCGGTTGACTTATGTGAAATTGGCAGACTTACGAACATAAGTCAGTCGTTAGTGATGGCTGATTTACAGATTTCATGCTGATTTATGGGATAATGGTTAACTTACGAACACAAGTTACGACTAACTTATACATCGGCGGGCTGATTTCTCAAAAAATCGGCTGAGTTATAGTTAAGACATTGTTGAGTTATGTTTCGCCGGCTGAGTTAAGTATCATCGCCTAGCTGAGTTACTAAATTTACGGCTGACTTATGGGAGGTTGTTACGACTTATATGTTTGATGACTCAGACGGTGTGTCATGTGAATAAGATAACTTTAGTTCATACAGTGAGTCTCCAACACATACTTATGGCTGAATTATGCATACGTTACGACTAAGTTATGCATATGTTACGGCTGAGTTTACCTCTAAACTATAAACCTAaactttaaactttaaataataaaaagtagtagatctaatgtttaaaatataaattttataatttttataactttatagttttatagttttaatattgTGTTCAGAGTTGAAGGTAAATTGTTGTTTATCTTGAAGGAACGTTACGACTTGCTTATAGAAACGTTACGGCTGACTTACACCATTCAGATAAGTTACGACTGAGTTATGCATAAGTAAGCCGTAATGTTCATGTAAGTCAGAACACAATGTGTCCGTCCAAAATATGAAACGTCGCGAACCAAAAATTACATATGGCGACTGACTTATAGTTACATTACGGCTGACTTATACCATTCAGTTAcattacggctgagttatgcatactttacggctgagttatgcaTACATTACGActgattttaaatataaactctaaacctatcttaaactttaaaataattaaaaaatattagatttaatGTTCAAAAGATAAACATATTAGATTTAGTGTTCATACGTTACGACTGAGTAATAATGAAATTACGGTTGAGTTATGCACACATTATTGTTGAGTTATGGTTACGATACGACTTTGTTATAATCAAATGATGAGTTATTGTTACAATACAACTTTGTTATAACAATGTTCCCGCCCAGAATACGAAACATCGCGAAACAAACTACACTTGACGACTTACTTATAGGAACGTTACAGCTGACTTATACCATTCAGatatgttccggttgagttatGCATACTTTACGGCTCAGTTATGCATACGTTACGACtgagttataatcaaattacGGCTAAATTATGCATACATTATGGATGAATTATGGTTACAATACGGCTTTGTTATAACCAAGTCGaccaaaaaaaacttctaaCCGGCTCAAGATTCATCATCCAAAGTTAAATTGAATTTAGAAACCTAAAGAGAAACTAAAAAGATAGTCTATATATTAGGAATCAATAGATAAATCAGGCGCATAAACAACATAGATGTAAAAACTCAAATCTGAGATAGGTCTATTGCAGTGGTTGTCGTCTTCGATCGTTGTTGGTTAGAGTAGAAGCTTTCTCTCCTCCAGTGTCATGTATGGTGATTCAACATCCTGATGCTCCTTCTCTCATCGGATTCGTCGTTTTGCAGATGAAAAAAtgagttagagagagagatgaagaggCTAAGTCATGTCAATTGTAAGAAAATGAGAGAATGATTATTGGCCTTTAGATTTCATTTAATCAATGAccaaaaagaaagattaaacAATGAGAAAAAAGGTGAGGATaaacaaaaagataattttGAACCCTAAATTAAAATCAATCAATGGTcatgaaaaaaacaatataaattgtaattttagttattttcaattttttttaaaaaaattgcttaaatttaaagaatatagttacatgtttaaatcaaaatttaaaatataatttaaaaattaaagattaatagttttaaaaaaattattaaaatttgaatttaactctaaactataaacctaaactttaaaatttaaataataataaatatcagATTTAATGTTCAAAGATAAAATTTATactttttataactttataattctATAGTTTAGGTTTAGTGCGTCGCCACTTTCTATggatgaagaaaaaaaagggCTTTGGAAGAAGAGAAACTACCATAGGAGCACTAACTGATCTAGAATGTAATTAGAAACATAGAAAGTGACTATGAATGTAAATGtttcttatataaataatgTCTTGCTACAGTTTTATgatttatcttttaataatgtCCTACTAGTTGTATGTGTTCTACTAgttgttaatatatttattcattCCTGCTACAGTTTTATgatttatcttttaataatgtCCTATTATACTttgcaaatatattttttacgttGACATCACCCTAAACTAACAACTAGTAAAGATTGGATCATCAACTAATTTTATTCGTACaagaaatgaaataaattaCAGTTCAAGGGCTTGCCCGCGGGCCTGATCTGAAAAGGCCCACTATGGGGCGGGATTGGGCAAAAATATTGTGGCCCGTTTAGTTGCGGGTCTCGCGGGACAGGACCGCGGCGGTACTGGACCGAAGCGGGACGGGCCGAAACGGGATGCGGGCAAACATTGAGGCCCGCTACACTTTTCTCACCGAGAACAGAGCTAAACGGTGATCGGGTGATGACTATGGCCTTTGGCCATTCTTGCTCTCTGTGTTTCTTCCCTTTCGATCGACAATCACAAGCTCTTGTACACAACTCATCTTTTTTGCATGCAATCAAAGACtcgccttcttcttctcttctcttttcttttcgtATCTTCATCTCTTTCCGTCTCTTCACTCTTTCTTCTTCGATCAACGACCACatagcatcttcttcttctcctctacACAGTAGAGCGTCGACGACCATGTGCAGAGGTATTTAGCTCATTCCTCTCTGTTTACACGATTTTAGATTTCACATTAATTATTACACTAATATCCTAATATAACATCTGGTACTTAGAGCAAATCAGGAGGGATGATCCTTCACATCTGTTTTTTTAGCCTTTTGTTATTAATCAGAATTTTTTGTTTATCCAAACAGCTCCATCAGGTTGTGGGCTGTAAGTGACGAAGTTCTAAGTCACGACTCTTCACCAAGGTGGTTTGTTTGGTACAGTGGAGTACCAGCTTCACAGCAGAACCTTGAAGACACTGGTGAAATTTGTGCAGATTCAAGATATCATTTTGATCATGGAAGTGGTTCTCAGGTACCAATGATAAATAACTTATGATATGCATGATCGTTCAGTCTGATAGCACTTTAACTGTTATTGCTTAGTTTGATAGGTAGTGAACATGTATTGTTTAGTCTGATAGAACTTGAACTTGTGATATGCATGATCTAATCGTTAGTCTGTTAGAACTTGAACATGTTGGTATCAAGAGTCTGACTTATGTTATAGTCTAATCTATCTTGGTCTCTTCTTGTTGCAGATGACGTGTGATTCACGAAACCATTCGAGGTCCTTTGTAGTCATAAGCTATAGTTAAGAGTTCCTTTGTAAGTTTGCCCGAAACCATTTGTGTTTCTTTTCTGAGGGAAGAACATAAACAAAATGTGAATATATATCAATACACTAGTTGAATGAATCACGTTTTGACCTGTGCAGGTTCTTGGTCCCACGAGACATGACTGTTGGACACTTCATTCACATGCTAAGCAATAGACTACACCGAACTACATCCAAAGCTCTGTTTGTTTTAGTACAGAACACACTTCCTCAACAGGTACCTAATTATCCAGCATCCATGTTCAAAAAATCTATTAATAATGCATTTACTCTTATCTTTGTTCTCTACAGCTGCTCCAATGGACTCTTTGAACAATACTGCCGTCTCCAAGCCCAGCTTCAAAAGCAGAGGAGATGAGAGCATGCTTAAGATCACTAAGACGAAACCACAAGTAAGAAAAACGTTTTATTTTTAAGAGCTTAGATATGAGGTTAGTTTAATAGAACTTGAATTGTTATTGCTTAGTTTGATAGGTAGTGATTCTAGTGAACACGTATTGCTCAGTCTGATAAACTTTGAATTGTTAGCCTTTAAGTTGAACTTATGAATGATATTACTTGATCCCATCAAGATGATCGTTTAGACAtaggattaaaattttcttataatgCTTGAGTCCCTGACCAATGACGAATAAGGAAATCattgtataattttaaaaattacataaaaatattaaacaaaaaatacccTAGCGAGTTTATTAAACTCACGGAGCCATCTCTTTCACGACTAGACATATcgtgagccaaaaaaaaaaacctaaaccgTAACAAGAAGAGAGTAAGAGACGACAGAAGATATGGATTCAAGTATTGATCCACGCCTGAAGTCAGTGATCTTTTTGCAATGATAGCTGTCTTTGATCCACGCCAGAAGCTTCCAGTTGTAGAATATTGTTTAGGGAGACTTGACATAAGTACATGTGATGCAAAAATGAAGAACTTGCGTCTGAAGCTGGAAGTTTTGTTTGAATCATACGACAAAAAATCAAAGTCAACATCACCTTCTGCAGAGCCTCGTGAGATGGATCAACAAAATGTTTGTGGAGGACCGAAAGGAACATTTGAGAACTATGGTGTAAGTCTcctgtttcatttttttaaattaattctGAACCTAAGCTAGATATGGATAGCTTTGAAAAGTTTGGATATTCCATcaaattgttttaaattttttttttaaatactacaGGATTTTTTTTGCGTTTCGCAAAAGTAGTGTTGCTGCGAGTGGAAAGACAGCTCTCAAAGCTTATTTGGATGAACCTGCGCTAGATATTGATAGCTTTGAAAGTTTGGATATTCTCAACTGGTGGAACGATAATACTCACAGGTTTGGTGATTTGCCAGAAATGGCTTGTGATCTGCTTAGCATTCCGATCACAACAGTGGTTTCATAATCCTCCTTTAGCATCGGTTCGAGAGTTCTGAACAAATACCGGAACCGTCTACTTCCCAAAAATGTGCAAGCTCTGATATATAGTAGGAATTGGCTAAAAGGATTCAAAACTTATGAACATGGTAAATTATTcacattattatatattttagagttCCATGTTCTTTAAATCTAATTAACttcgaatttttttaaatatttccaGAAGATGAAATAGTTGGTGAAGAAGAGACGGTACCATGGTCTGATGatgaagttgaagaagaagaagaaaaaacttgatttttattttgatttggtgttttttattttatttacattatgGATTTCATGGCGCTCTTTTTCCCTTGTcgagttttgtcccaatgggttttcccgATAAGGTTTTTACCGAGACCACATTACATTACTTGGATTTTGTTTTGGTGTTCGTTTACATTTAGAGGATTTGATTATTTGGATTTGTCATCGTTACTTCATGCCATACTTTGTGAATTAAGTATACTGATCGAGTCTGAATGGTTGCTTGATAGTTTAGTCTGATAGGATTTGATTTGTTAGACTTTAAGTTAAATTTGTGAATGATTCAGCACGTGTCAAGCGTCTATATAACAAACAAGAAACTTACATACGTTTGCGGCATCTGATTTGTTAAGAAACAAGCAAGATGTTGCTATATTTCTTGATTATGTCATTATGTGTTTCTAAATCTTGTCCCTGAATATTCTAAAGCCTTTTGTTTCCTATAGCTGGACAACCAATCGTGCATGTTTTGATGTTTAGAGctaatgaaaaaaattagttttgatAACCGAACaagagtttatatatatatatattgatgtttGTTTCTGTGTCCAGACGCAAGTGAGTTATGTCTGATCATGTTGTTTCGTTTATGCAGGTATGATGAACCGACGTCCTGCGGACCGACCCGCAAAGCCCATGTACTATGCGGAGCGGGATTGGTCAGCCCTCGACAAGACCGCATCCCGCGCGGACCTGTCCTGCTGAGACCCGTTTGAactgaagactgcggtgggacgGGACGGGACGAGACGGGAAGACCCAATTGCCATCTCTACACCTAGGATGTCGGTAAGCACCGTCAAAAGAGAAACTAGAGCAAAAATGAGCGATAGTCATTAGCATCAAGGATGAAGGTGGTTAGTTCGGAAGTAATGGTGATTAGAAAtatggaaaagaaaagaaaagttcgCCGATCAGATAGTTGAATACTTTATGATTTAGTTGGTGAAAAAAGTTTATTaggagaaaaaataaatttatttgactTGATCCGGTATATATAAAGAATAAATTTGATTGCTGTTGAAAACCATTTGGTACAAAGTAGATTAGAGGAGTCCTTTTCACACCGAACCAACCAATAAACAAATGTCTTAAAGACTTTAACATATGTTCACTTTTTAACCGACGTCACAACTGATATCACCAAACCAAAACATCTCTCTGAGAATCCCTAAATCCACTTGAAAAAAATGGCAGAAACCGCGGAAACAATCAACACCACCGTCTCACCGCCGCATTCCGAATCGGAGGGCTCCACCACATTACCCGCGACGACGCCAGACCAGACATCGGTTGAAACCTCAAAAGCCGCAGATCTGAAGAAGGAAGAGTCCGTCGCAGAGACGAAGCCAGGAGGAGGCAACTCGCTCCGCATTTGGCCTCCGACTCAGAAAACTCGCGACGCCGTCTTGAAGCGCCTGATCGAGACGCTATCCACCGAATCCATCCTCTCCAAGAGGTACGGCACGCTCAACTCCGACGAGGCTTCCACCGTCGCCAAATCCATCGAGGAGGAAGCCTACGGCGTCGCGTCCAACGCTGTGTCTGACGACGACGATGGGATCAAGATCCTTGAGGTTTACTCCAAGGAGATTAGCAAGAGGATGCTTGAGACGGTGAAGGATCGATCTGCAGCCGCCGCCAACAAGGAAGCGGTTGAGGAAGCTGCGAAAGACGATGAAGCTCCTGAGTCGGAGAAGAGTGAGGCGTAACTCGTTCTTGATCCTTACCTTATCTATTAGGGTTTCGCTAGATTCTTATGAGTTTCTCAGAGTTTATGACGACAGATCTCTTCTTGTGGATTTGGTATTTGCCTATTTCGAAGATGCTTCCTTCTTCCTAATTCGTTGCTTGCTTTTGGTTTGGCTTGTTAACGATTATGCAATTAACAATAATATCATCTGCTTAGTACCTTCCTCTTTGTTGgtaaattgtttttctttatgattttattttttgcttGATTCTTGCAGTCATCGTGTGCTTTGCTTCCAGCTAGTTTCCTTTGGTCACGTCCTTGTGAATATTGATTGGAGCAGTGTGTTCAATTTCTTCCGATAACATTTGCGTCTCCTTTCTATTTGACATTGGGTTTGGAATACATTGACACGTACCTTTAGGATTAAGGTTAaagttattttgattttgaactTTAGTTACATCAAAACATGGAAACAAGATTTACCGACACGTTTCTAATGGTTACAGCACAGGTTTGTTGCGCATTTGGTTCTGATTGTCTGTTTTACGTTCTTTTCTTTTGGGTTAGATCATGGCTTATTGACTGTTATACTAAGTTCTGTGAAATGTGTAGATATTCTTAGCTCTCGTGGTTGTCTTGCATTGAAAAAGTGGATTGGTCTGCATTTTATAATCTCCTTGATTCTTCATTTTGCTTTGCATGGTTTACCTTTCAActgtaataaaacattttttctgTTTGCTTTGATTCTCTCCTTCTAAGCTTAGGGTGAGTATTTGTTGGAGTTAGTCAATTTCTGCATTTGTATAATCTCACCAGTGCTCTATACATTTCACTGATTCTCTCATCCTCTTCTTCTCTATCAAACTTCAGTATTTTCTCAATTCTTGACAGTTTTCCAAGAGTTTCTTAACCAATTTGCGAATCCAAATCAAGAAATAAGCTCTGGTCACTACTTGGTAGACGAATCCAGTCTTAAAGAAAATGGACAAGCTTGTACATTGTATCAAGATTCAAACAAAAGTGCACCTCGAGTAAAAATACTAAATAGTATTCTCTTCAGAATACATCATCATTTCCAAGATTTACTAGATATGGTGAGTCGGCTCAAATGTAACGTTGGCTTTG
It encodes:
- the LOC103849581 gene encoding cyclin-A3-4-like isoform X2; the encoded protein is MALLLHFPSLIHFYIQSNLSLSLSYPLRNPMAENQNSTRMTRAAAKRKASVTDENPGSKKRVVLGELPNNSNVAAPLIPLQERETQKPKSTLFAAKKQTKNPPLPQTVDFESGSSDPQMCGPFVADICAYLREMEIQGKLKQRPLHDYIEKVQSDLTPSMRGVLMDWLVEVAEEYKLVSDTLYLTVSYVDRFLSAKPINRQRLQLVGVSAMLIASKYEEISPPKVEDFVYITDNTFTRQDVVSMEADILLALRFELGCPTIKTFLRRFTRVAQEDFNESLLQIECLCCYLSEMSLLDYSCVKFLPSMLAASAVFLARFIIRPKQRPWNQMLEEYTKYKASDLQQPVGIIHDLYLSRRGNSLEAVRNKYKQHKFKCVATMPVSPELPQAFFEDVTIR
- the LOC103849581 gene encoding cyclin-A3-4-like isoform X1, with the protein product MALLLHFPSLIHFYIQSNLSLSLSYPLRNPMAENQNSTRMTRAAAKRKASVTDENPGSKKRVVLGELPNNSNVAAPLIPLQERETQKPKSTLFAAKKQTKNPPLPQTVDFESGSSDPQMCGPFVADICAYLREMEIQGKLKQRPLHDYIEKVQSDLTPSMRGVLMDWLVEVAEEYKLVSDTLYLTVSYVDRFLSAKPINRQRLQLVGVSAMLIASRKYEEISPPKVEDFVYITDNTFTRQDVVSMEADILLALRFELGCPTIKTFLRRFTRVAQEDFNESLLQIECLCCYLSEMSLLDYSCVKFLPSMLAASAVFLARFIIRPKQRPWNQMLEEYTKYKASDLQQPVGIIHDLYLSRRGNSLEAVRNKYKQHKFKCVATMPVSPELPQAFFEDVTIR
- the LOC103849581 gene encoding cyclin-A3-4-like isoform X3 → MALLLHFPSLIHFYIQSNLSLSLSYPLRNPMAENQNSTRMTRAAAKRKASVTDENPGSKKRVVLGELPNNSNVAAPLIPLQERETQKPKSTLFAAKKQTKNPPLPQTVDFESGSSDPQMCGPFVADICAYLREMEGKLKQRPLHDYIEKVQSDLTPSMRGVLMDWLVEVAEEYKLVSDTLYLTVSYVDRFLSAKPINRQRLQLVGVSAMLIASKYEEISPPKVEDFVYITDNTFTRQDVVSMEADILLALRFELGCPTIKTFLRRFTRVAQEDFNESLLQIECLCCYLSEMSLLDYSCVKFLPSMLAASAVFLARFIIRPKQRPWNQMLEEYTKYKASDLQQPVGIIHDLYLSRRGNSLEAVRNKYKQHKFKCVATMPVSPELPQAFFEDVTIR
- the LOC103849581 gene encoding cyclin-A3-4-like (The RefSeq protein has 6 substitutions compared to this genomic sequence), whose amino-acid sequence is MAENQNSTRMTRAAAKRKASVTDENPVSKKRVVLGELPNNSNVPAPLIPLQERETQKPKSTLFAAKKQTKTPPIPQTVDFESGSSDPQMCGPFVADICAYLREMEGKLKQRPLHDYIEKVQSDLTPSMRGVLMDWLVEVAEEYKLVSDTLYLTVSYVDRFLSAKPINRQRLQLVGVSAMLIASRKYEEISPPKVEDFVYITDNTFTRQDVVSMEADILLALQFELGCPTIKTFLRRFTRVAQEDFNESLLQIECLCCYLSELSLLDYSCVKFLPSMLAASAVFLARFIIRPKQRPWNQMLEEYTKYKASDLQQPVGIIHDLYLSRRGNSLEAVRNKYKQHKFKCVATMPVSPELPQAFFEDVTIR
- the LOC103849583 gene encoding cyclin-A3-2, which gives rise to MTEKEICSRMTRAAVKRKSTATEDERVTKKRVVLGELPNLSNISVLSNFNQIPKPAKSLGALLRKTAPVASAAVEFGSDIDARSDDPKMCGPYVSDIYEYLRQMEVKPKQRPLPDYMEKVQKDVTPTMRGVLVDWLVEVADEYKLLSETLHLTVSYIDRFLSLKTVNKKRLQLLGVSAMLIASKYEEISPPKVEDFCYITDNTFSKQDVVKMEADILLTLQFELGRPTINSFIRRFTRVAQEDFNVPHLQLEPLSCYLSELSILDYKAVKFLPSMLAASAVFLARFIIRPKQHPWNQMLEEYTKYKAADLQECVGIIHDLYLRRRGGALQAVRDKYKHHKFQCVATMPVSPVLPVTFWEDVTI
- the LOC103849585 gene encoding WPP domain-containing protein 2, coding for MAETAETINTTVSPPHSESEGSTTLPATTPDQTSVETSKAADLKKEESVAETKPGGGNSLRIWPPTQKTRDAVLKRLIETLSTESILSKRYGTLNSDEASTVAKSIEEEAYGVASNAVSDDDDGIKILEVYSKEISKRMLETVKDRSAAAANKEAVEEAAKDDEAPESEKSEA